A window from Corynebacterium singulare encodes these proteins:
- the lipA gene encoding lipoyl synthase codes for MLRIEKKNAESPIEQKPRWIRNQVRTGPGYEDMKSRVAGASLHTVCQEAGCPNIHECWESREATFLIGGDKCTRRCDFCDIATGKPEELDRDEPRRVAENIQEMDLNYTTITGVTRDDLPDEGAWLYAEVVRKIHELNPHTGVENLTPDFSGKPDLLQEVFEARPEVFAHNLETVPRIFKRIRPAFRYERSLDVIRQAHEFGLITKSNLILGMGETAEEIEEALRDLREVGCDIITITQYLRPGPRFHPIERWVRPEEFVEHSKLAKELGFGGVMSGPLVRSSYRAGRLYVQAMEARGLELPENLKHLAETSQGATAQEASTLIEKYGPSEETPVTTRMVKTPAGADSTASTIR; via the coding sequence ATGCTCCGCATTGAAAAGAAGAATGCGGAGTCGCCCATCGAACAGAAGCCGCGCTGGATTCGCAACCAGGTCCGCACGGGACCGGGCTACGAGGATATGAAATCCCGCGTTGCCGGGGCTTCCCTGCACACGGTGTGTCAGGAAGCCGGCTGCCCCAACATCCACGAGTGCTGGGAATCGCGTGAGGCCACCTTCCTCATCGGCGGTGACAAGTGCACCCGCCGCTGCGACTTCTGCGACATCGCCACCGGTAAGCCGGAAGAGCTGGATCGTGACGAGCCTCGCCGCGTGGCCGAAAACATCCAGGAGATGGATCTTAACTACACCACCATCACGGGCGTGACCCGCGATGACCTGCCCGACGAAGGTGCTTGGCTGTATGCCGAGGTGGTGCGAAAGATCCACGAGCTTAACCCGCACACCGGCGTGGAGAACCTCACCCCGGACTTCTCCGGCAAGCCGGATCTGCTCCAAGAGGTCTTCGAAGCCCGTCCCGAGGTCTTTGCCCACAACCTGGAAACCGTTCCGCGTATTTTCAAGCGCATCCGCCCGGCTTTCCGCTACGAGCGCTCCCTCGACGTCATCCGCCAAGCCCACGAGTTCGGGCTCATCACCAAGTCCAACCTCATCCTCGGTATGGGTGAGACCGCGGAGGAGATCGAGGAGGCGCTGCGTGACTTGCGCGAGGTAGGCTGCGACATCATCACGATTACGCAATACCTGCGCCCTGGTCCTCGCTTCCACCCGATTGAGCGCTGGGTGCGCCCGGAGGAGTTTGTGGAGCACTCCAAGCTGGCGAAGGAGCTCGGCTTCGGCGGCGTCATGTCTGGCCCGCTGGTCCGCTCCTCTTACCGCGCCGGCCGCCTCTACGTCCAGGCCATGGAGGCCCGCGGGCTCGAACTGCCGGAGAACCTCAAGCACCTAGCGGAGACCTCCCAGGGCGCTACCGCCCAGGAGGCGTCCACCTTGATTGAGAAGTACGGCCCATCTGAGGAGACCCCGGTAACCACGCGCATGGTCAAGACCCCGGCGGGTGCCGACTCTACTGCGTCGACGATCCGCTAG
- the gcvP gene encoding aminomethyl-transferring glycine dehydrogenase yields MDFISRHLGPNEAERATMLKAVGYDSVEALVDAALPTTIRAVESLNLPEALSEDDAQAKLREYASQNVVLKSFYGQGYSDTLTPAVIRRGLLEDAGWYTAYTPYQPEISQGRLEALLNFQTMIESLTGLPIANASLLDEASATAEAVGLMARAVKKGRRVLLDSRLHPQVLAVAAERARAIELEVEIADVRDGIVGEDLVGAILAYTGTEGDIVDPRAVIEELHTRGALAAVVTDPLSLLLLEAPGAMGADVVLGSSQRFGVPLFFGGPHAAFMAVTEKLKRQMPGRIVGVSKDAAGRPAYRLALQTREQHIRRERATSNICTAQALLANVASMYAVYHGPKGLKDIAQRVHDRASAFAQAVSGAGKELVSREFFDTVTVTGVDAAAIKSQLQERGYLVRAIGADKVAVSFGESATNEDVAALAQAFGAQASDIPEEAATGSSSFGIPNSVQRSEEPLQHEIFNSIHSETQMLRYLRTLADKDLALDRTMIPLGSCTMKLNPTSAMEPISWPEFAGIHPFAPEETTAGWRALIEELEAWLSEITGYAQVSIQPNAGSQGELAGLLAIRRYHVANGDHGRDVILIPASAHGTNAASATLANLRVVVVKTADDGSIDVADLDAKIEQHGEHVAGIMITYPSTHGVFDPEVREVCDKVHAAGGQVYIDGANMNALAGWARPGAFGGDVSHLNLHKTFTIPHGGGGPGVGPVGVAKHLVPFLPTDANDPQLDPSQPAQDGGGVPSTATRYGSAGVLPISWSYLAMIGAQGLTDATSHAILGANYLARNLKDSFPVLYTGNAGLVAHECIFDLRELTDASGVTAADVAKRLVDYGFHAPTLSFPVAGTLMVEPTESEDLGELDRFIEAMRSIRAEIQEIIDGSVTYEDSVIHHAPFTAEAVAADDWGFNFSRQQAAYPVASLRRGKYFPPVRRIDEAYGDRNLMCSCPPPEAFDYSDENTQED; encoded by the coding sequence ATGGATTTCATCTCTCGTCATCTCGGCCCCAATGAAGCCGAGCGTGCGACGATGCTCAAGGCCGTGGGCTATGACAGCGTTGAGGCGCTTGTCGATGCCGCCCTCCCCACCACCATCCGCGCCGTTGAGTCTCTCAATCTTCCGGAGGCGCTGAGTGAGGACGATGCCCAGGCCAAGCTGCGCGAGTACGCCTCGCAGAACGTCGTGCTGAAGTCTTTCTACGGCCAGGGCTACTCCGATACCCTCACCCCCGCGGTCATCCGCCGCGGTTTGCTGGAGGATGCCGGTTGGTACACCGCCTACACGCCCTACCAGCCGGAGATTTCGCAAGGCCGCCTGGAAGCCCTGCTCAACTTCCAGACCATGATCGAGTCCCTGACCGGTCTGCCCATTGCGAATGCCTCCCTGCTTGATGAGGCCTCCGCCACCGCCGAAGCCGTGGGCCTCATGGCTCGCGCGGTGAAGAAGGGCCGTCGCGTTCTGCTCGATTCCCGCCTTCACCCGCAGGTTCTCGCCGTGGCTGCGGAGCGCGCCCGCGCCATTGAACTCGAGGTGGAAATCGCCGATGTCCGCGATGGCATCGTTGGTGAGGACCTTGTCGGCGCCATCCTGGCATACACCGGTACCGAGGGTGACATTGTTGATCCGCGTGCGGTGATTGAGGAACTGCACACCCGCGGTGCGCTTGCCGCCGTAGTGACTGATCCGCTCTCTTTGCTCCTCCTTGAAGCCCCCGGCGCGATGGGCGCGGACGTCGTCCTCGGCTCCTCGCAGCGCTTCGGTGTTCCGCTTTTCTTTGGCGGCCCGCATGCAGCCTTCATGGCTGTGACGGAGAAGCTCAAGCGCCAGATGCCGGGACGCATCGTCGGCGTGTCCAAGGATGCTGCTGGCCGCCCGGCCTACCGCCTCGCACTGCAGACCCGTGAGCAGCACATCCGTCGCGAACGCGCGACTTCTAATATTTGTACTGCCCAGGCACTGCTAGCCAACGTGGCTTCCATGTACGCGGTCTACCACGGCCCGAAGGGGCTGAAGGACATCGCGCAGCGCGTCCATGACCGTGCCTCGGCCTTCGCCCAGGCCGTGAGCGGCGCCGGCAAGGAGCTGGTTTCCCGCGAGTTCTTCGACACCGTCACTGTGACCGGTGTGGATGCCGCGGCCATCAAGTCGCAGCTGCAAGAGCGGGGCTACCTGGTGCGCGCAATTGGCGCGGACAAGGTTGCGGTCTCCTTTGGTGAATCCGCCACCAACGAGGACGTGGCCGCACTGGCCCAGGCCTTCGGCGCGCAGGCCTCCGATATCCCTGAGGAAGCAGCCACGGGTTCCTCCTCCTTCGGCATCCCGAACTCGGTGCAGCGCTCTGAGGAACCGCTGCAGCACGAGATCTTCAACTCCATTCACTCCGAAACCCAGATGCTGCGTTACCTGCGCACCCTGGCCGATAAGGATCTGGCGCTTGATCGCACCATGATCCCGCTGGGGTCGTGCACGATGAAGCTCAACCCCACCTCCGCCATGGAGCCCATTTCCTGGCCGGAGTTCGCGGGTATCCACCCCTTCGCCCCAGAAGAGACCACCGCCGGCTGGCGCGCGCTCATTGAAGAGCTTGAGGCTTGGCTGTCAGAAATCACGGGCTACGCCCAGGTCTCCATTCAGCCCAACGCGGGCTCCCAGGGCGAGCTCGCCGGTTTGCTGGCCATCCGCCGCTACCACGTGGCCAATGGTGACCACGGCCGCGATGTCATTCTCATCCCAGCTTCTGCCCACGGCACGAATGCGGCTTCGGCTACGCTGGCCAACCTGCGCGTCGTGGTGGTCAAAACCGCTGATGATGGTTCCATCGACGTCGCTGACCTCGACGCCAAGATTGAGCAGCACGGCGAACACGTTGCCGGCATCATGATTACCTACCCCTCTACCCACGGTGTCTTCGATCCCGAGGTCCGCGAGGTCTGCGACAAGGTTCACGCGGCCGGCGGCCAGGTCTACATTGATGGCGCAAACATGAACGCACTGGCCGGTTGGGCCCGTCCGGGTGCTTTCGGTGGCGATGTCTCTCACCTCAACCTGCACAAGACCTTCACCATCCCGCACGGCGGTGGCGGCCCGGGTGTGGGCCCGGTGGGCGTCGCCAAGCACTTGGTGCCCTTCTTGCCTACCGACGCCAACGATCCACAGCTCGATCCCTCCCAGCCGGCGCAGGATGGCGGGGGCGTGCCGTCCACGGCCACGCGCTACGGTTCCGCCGGTGTGCTGCCGATTTCCTGGTCTTACCTGGCCATGATTGGCGCGCAGGGGCTGACGGATGCCACAAGCCACGCCATCCTTGGCGCGAACTACCTGGCACGGAACCTCAAGGATTCTTTCCCGGTGCTGTACACCGGAAACGCGGGCCTGGTGGCCCACGAATGCATCTTTGACCTGCGCGAGCTTACCGACGCCTCCGGTGTCACCGCCGCCGACGTGGCCAAGCGCCTCGTGGACTATGGCTTCCACGCCCCAACCCTGTCCTTCCCGGTGGCCGGCACACTTATGGTGGAGCCCACCGAGTCCGAGGACCTGGGCGAGCTCGACCGATTCATTGAGGCCATGCGCTCCATTCGCGCTGAGATTCAAGAAATCATCGACGGCTCGGTGACCTACGAGGACTCCGTCATCCACCACGCGCCCTTTACCGCAGAGGCTGTCGCCGCTGATGACTGGGGCTTTAACTTCAGCCGTCAGCAGGCCGCCTATCCGGTGGCATCGCTGCGCCGCGGCAAGTACTTCCCGCCAGTGCGCCGCATCGATGAGGCGTACGGCGACCGCAACCTCATGTGCAGCTGCCCGCCGCCTGAGGCCTTTGACTACTCCGATGAGAACACCCAGGAGGATTAA
- the sucB gene encoding 2-oxoglutarate dehydrogenase, E2 component, dihydrolipoamide succinyltransferase: MAHSVVMPELGESVTEGTITQWLKSVGDTVEADEPLLEVSTDKVDTEVPSPVSGTILEIKAEEDDTIDVGEVIAIIGDEGESAPAADDAAEESSEKAAETPDKPAEDAESEAQAPASGEATDVEMPELGESVTEGTITQWLKSVGDTVEVDEPLLEVSTDKVDTEIPSPVAGTLVEILADEDDTVDVGAVIARVGDGSAAPAPKEDKADKAEPKAEEKKEEPKAEAKEDKAEDKPAASGEATDVEMPELGESVTEGTITQWLKSVGDTVEVDEPLLEVSTDKVDTEIPSPVAGTLVEILADEDDTVDVGAVIARVGDGSAAPAAKDDKAEEKAEPKAEDKAEEKKEEPKADDKADKSEEKKPAAAASASSEPKASETSTKVNNGDNIPYVTPLVRKLAEKHGVDLSTVSGTGVGGRIRKQDVLAAAGEGEAPATSAGSDSSNPRARWSTKSVDPEKQELIGTTQKVNRIREITASKMVEALQISAQLTHVQEVDMTAIWDLRKQSKQAFIDKYEANLSFLPFIVKATVEALVSHPNVNASYNPETKEMTYHADVNVAIAVDTPKGLLTPVIHKAQELSLPEIAQKIAELADKARNNKLKPNDLTGATFTVTNIGSEGALLDTPILVPPQAGILGTAAITKRAVVVTEDGQDAIAIRQMCYLPFTYDHQVVDGADAGRFITTIKDRLETADFSADLNL; encoded by the coding sequence ATGGCACACTCTGTTGTGATGCCCGAACTGGGCGAATCCGTAACCGAAGGCACGATTACCCAGTGGCTTAAGTCCGTCGGTGACACCGTTGAGGCTGACGAGCCGTTGCTCGAGGTTTCCACCGATAAGGTCGACACCGAAGTTCCGTCCCCGGTATCCGGCACCATCCTCGAAATCAAGGCTGAAGAGGATGACACCATTGATGTCGGAGAGGTCATCGCCATCATCGGTGATGAGGGCGAGTCCGCCCCGGCCGCTGACGATGCTGCGGAGGAGTCTTCTGAGAAGGCTGCTGAGACCCCGGACAAGCCAGCTGAGGATGCAGAGTCTGAGGCTCAGGCCCCTGCTTCCGGTGAGGCCACCGATGTGGAGATGCCGGAGCTCGGCGAGTCCGTCACCGAGGGCACCATCACCCAGTGGCTGAAGTCTGTTGGTGACACCGTCGAGGTTGACGAGCCACTGCTCGAGGTCTCCACCGACAAGGTTGACACCGAAATCCCGTCCCCAGTCGCCGGCACCCTCGTTGAAATCCTCGCTGACGAAGACGACACCGTCGACGTCGGCGCAGTCATCGCCCGCGTTGGCGACGGCTCCGCCGCCCCTGCCCCCAAGGAAGACAAGGCAGACAAGGCAGAGCCGAAGGCTGAGGAAAAGAAGGAAGAGCCGAAGGCAGAAGCCAAGGAAGACAAGGCCGAGGACAAGCCTGCTGCTTCCGGTGAGGCCACCGATGTGGAGATGCCGGAGCTCGGCGAGTCCGTCACCGAGGGCACCATCACCCAGTGGCTGAAGTCTGTTGGTGACACCGTCGAGGTTGACGAGCCACTGCTCGAGGTCTCCACCGACAAGGTTGACACCGAAATCCCGTCCCCAGTCGCCGGCACCCTCGTTGAAATCCTCGCTGACGAAGACGACACCGTCGACGTCGGCGCAGTCATCGCCCGCGTTGGCGACGGCTCCGCCGCCCCAGCCGCCAAGGACGACAAGGCCGAAGAAAAGGCAGAGCCGAAGGCTGAGGACAAGGCAGAAGAAAAGAAGGAAGAGCCAAAGGCAGACGACAAGGCTGACAAGTCCGAGGAGAAGAAGCCGGCTGCTGCTGCTTCTGCGTCCTCCGAGCCGAAGGCTTCGGAGACCTCCACCAAGGTCAACAACGGCGACAACATTCCGTACGTCACCCCGCTCGTGCGCAAGCTCGCTGAGAAGCACGGCGTGGATCTGTCCACTGTCTCCGGCACCGGTGTTGGTGGCCGCATCCGCAAGCAGGATGTTCTGGCTGCTGCAGGCGAGGGCGAGGCTCCGGCAACCTCTGCTGGCTCTGACTCTTCCAACCCGCGTGCTCGCTGGTCCACCAAGTCCGTGGATCCGGAGAAGCAGGAGCTCATCGGCACCACCCAGAAGGTCAACCGCATTCGCGAGATCACGGCCTCCAAGATGGTTGAGGCTCTCCAGATCTCCGCTCAGCTGACCCACGTCCAGGAAGTCGACATGACCGCTATTTGGGACCTGCGCAAGCAGTCCAAGCAGGCGTTCATTGACAAGTACGAGGCCAACCTCTCCTTCCTGCCGTTCATTGTGAAGGCCACCGTTGAGGCACTGGTGTCCCACCCGAACGTGAACGCCTCCTACAACCCGGAGACCAAGGAGATGACGTACCACGCTGACGTGAACGTGGCCATCGCCGTGGACACCCCGAAGGGCCTGCTGACTCCGGTCATCCACAAGGCTCAGGAGCTCTCCCTCCCGGAGATTGCGCAGAAGATTGCTGAGCTGGCTGACAAGGCCCGCAACAACAAGCTCAAGCCGAACGACCTCACTGGTGCCACCTTCACCGTGACCAACATCGGTTCTGAGGGCGCCCTGCTGGATACCCCGATTCTGGTTCCGCCGCAGGCCGGCATCCTGGGCACCGCAGCCATCACCAAGCGTGCTGTTGTGGTGACCGAGGACGGCCAGGATGCTATCGCTATCCGCCAGATGTGCTACCTGCCGTTCACCTACGACCACCAGGTGGTCGACGGTGCCGACGCTGGTCGCTTCATCACGACCATCAAGGACCGCCTTGAGACTGCGGACTTCTCCGCAGATCTCAACCTCTAG
- the lipB gene encoding lipoyl(octanoyl) transferase LipB, which produces MTAPREPFFPADRSIRASAETLEIRHLGRMGYQETWNLQAELAAARAAGTQGDVILVVEHPNVYTAGKRTQPEDMPDNGLPVIDVDRGGRITWHGEGQLVVYPIIKLAEPVDVVDYVRRLEEAIIQAVRELGVTTAGRIDGRSGVWVPSTTQAADPAAPTRDRKLGALGIRITRGVTMHGLALNCTNTLEYYEHIVACGIDDADVSTLSLELGRQVTMDEAEAPLLDALQKALSGELTVADHTFASAPDPIKVANEKARQARRKQRGATPVE; this is translated from the coding sequence ATGACTGCTCCCCGTGAACCATTCTTTCCCGCTGATCGCTCCATCCGCGCTTCCGCTGAGACACTGGAGATCCGCCACCTGGGCCGCATGGGCTACCAGGAAACATGGAATCTGCAGGCCGAGCTCGCGGCGGCGCGGGCGGCGGGCACGCAGGGTGATGTCATTCTCGTGGTGGAGCACCCCAATGTCTATACCGCCGGCAAGCGCACGCAGCCGGAGGATATGCCCGATAACGGCCTGCCGGTCATCGACGTTGACCGTGGCGGCCGCATCACCTGGCACGGTGAGGGCCAGCTTGTGGTCTACCCCATCATCAAGCTGGCGGAGCCCGTGGACGTCGTGGACTATGTCCGCCGCCTCGAAGAAGCCATCATTCAGGCCGTCCGCGAGTTGGGTGTGACTACCGCCGGGCGCATCGACGGCCGCTCCGGCGTGTGGGTTCCTTCCACCACCCAGGCCGCCGACCCTGCCGCCCCTACCCGTGACCGTAAGCTCGGCGCCTTGGGCATCCGCATCACTCGTGGCGTGACGATGCATGGTTTGGCGCTCAACTGCACCAATACCTTGGAGTACTACGAGCACATCGTGGCCTGCGGTATCGACGACGCCGACGTCTCCACGCTCTCGTTGGAACTTGGCCGCCAGGTCACGATGGATGAGGCAGAGGCCCCGCTTCTCGACGCCCTTCAGAAGGCTCTTTCCGGCGAACTCACCGTGGCCGACCACACCTTCGCCTCCGCCCCCGATCCCATCAAGGTGGCCAATGAAAAGGCACGTCAAGCCCGCCGCAAACAGCGCGGCGCAACCCCGGTGGAATAA
- the gcvH gene encoding glycine cleavage system protein GcvH — MATLPSDFSYSEDHEWINATADSVAGATVRVGITSVAADRLGEVVFAELPAVGDTVEHGETCGEVESTKSVSDLYSPVTGTVTAVNEDVHDDYAVINNDPFGEGWLFEVKVTEAGELMTAEEYASANGVA; from the coding sequence ATGGCTACCCTTCCTTCTGATTTCTCCTACTCCGAGGACCACGAGTGGATCAATGCCACCGCTGACTCCGTGGCCGGCGCCACCGTTCGCGTCGGCATCACCTCCGTCGCCGCTGACCGTCTGGGCGAGGTTGTCTTTGCTGAGCTGCCGGCCGTGGGTGACACCGTCGAGCACGGCGAGACCTGTGGTGAGGTCGAGTCCACCAAGTCCGTCTCTGACCTCTACTCCCCAGTCACCGGCACCGTTACCGCCGTCAACGAGGACGTTCACGATGACTACGCCGTCATCAACAACGATCCCTTCGGCGAGGGCTGGCTCTTCGAGGTTAAGGTCACCGAGGCCGGCGAGCTCATGACCGCTGAGGAGTACGCCTCCGCCAACGGAGTCGCTTAA
- the gcvT gene encoding glycine cleavage system aminomethyltransferase GcvT: MTDQLHSPLHAEHEKLGATFTAFGPWDMPLKYDNELDEHRAVRNAAGLFDLSHMGEIWVNGPDAAEFLSYCFISNLTTLKVGKAKYSMICADDGGIMDDLISYRLEETKFLVVPNAGNADAVWEALNERAEGFDVDLKNESRDVAMIAVQGPKALEILVPLVEDTKQQAVMDLPYYAAMTGKVARKYAFICRTGYTGEDGFELIVYNSDAPELWEELLKAGEEYGIKPCGLAARDSLRLEAGMPLYGNELTRDITPVEAGMARAFAKKEQDFVGAEVLRQRAEEGPKAVITGLISSQRRAARAGSEVFVGEKKVGTVTSGQPSPTLGHPVALALLDTAAGLEPGTAVEVDIRGKRYPFEVSALPFYKREK; this comes from the coding sequence ATGACTGACCAACTGCACTCCCCCCTGCACGCCGAGCACGAGAAGCTTGGCGCCACCTTCACGGCCTTCGGACCGTGGGACATGCCGCTGAAGTACGACAACGAGCTGGACGAGCACCGCGCCGTCCGTAACGCCGCCGGACTCTTCGACCTCTCCCACATGGGTGAAATCTGGGTCAACGGCCCGGATGCCGCCGAATTCCTGTCCTACTGCTTCATCTCAAACCTCACGACCCTCAAGGTGGGCAAGGCGAAATACTCCATGATCTGCGCCGACGACGGCGGCATCATGGATGACCTCATCTCCTACCGCCTAGAGGAGACCAAGTTCCTCGTCGTCCCGAACGCCGGCAATGCCGACGCAGTGTGGGAGGCCCTGAACGAACGCGCCGAGGGCTTCGATGTGGACCTCAAGAACGAGTCCCGCGACGTGGCCATGATTGCTGTCCAAGGTCCGAAGGCGCTAGAGATTCTCGTCCCGCTGGTGGAGGACACCAAGCAGCAGGCCGTCATGGACCTGCCCTACTACGCCGCGATGACCGGCAAGGTTGCGCGCAAGTACGCCTTCATTTGCCGCACCGGCTACACCGGCGAGGACGGATTCGAGCTCATCGTCTATAACTCCGATGCCCCGGAACTGTGGGAAGAGCTGCTCAAGGCCGGTGAGGAATACGGCATCAAGCCCTGCGGCTTGGCAGCGCGCGACTCCCTGCGCCTAGAGGCCGGTATGCCGCTCTACGGCAACGAACTGACCCGTGACATCACCCCGGTAGAGGCTGGCATGGCCCGCGCCTTTGCCAAGAAGGAGCAGGACTTCGTCGGTGCTGAGGTACTGCGCCAGCGTGCGGAGGAAGGCCCGAAGGCTGTCATCACCGGCCTCATCTCCTCCCAGCGCCGTGCTGCTCGTGCTGGCTCCGAGGTCTTCGTGGGCGAGAAGAAGGTCGGCACCGTCACCTCTGGCCAGCCCTCCCCCACCTTGGGGCACCCAGTAGCGCTCGCTCTTCTCGATACCGCAGCTGGTCTCGAGCCGGGAACAGCCGTCGAGGTGGATATTCGCGGCAAGCGCTACCCCTTCGAGGTTTCCGCGCTGCCGTTCTACAAGCGTGAGAAGTAA
- a CDS encoding DUF4191 domain-containing protein — translation MANDDKASLKEAKKQERAAKRAKRKQTRSQMWQAFNMQRKQDKALIPIMLAAFLGMGLLFFLIGWLFNGQWFMLILGLGIGAILAMFLFTRRLERDMYKQVEDQPGAAGWALEQQLRNTVGVVWKVKTGVAATRQQDLIHRVIGNSGVIFVVEGDRKRVGPTLNRLKKRVDRLAGGVPVYEVFVGNGDDEVPVSKLRSHIMKLPRNFNKNETYDNIRRIEAMDDLPGTTPGLPKGPMPRQAQNMSGMNRRMRRMQERKGGK, via the coding sequence ATGGCTAACGACGACAAGGCATCGCTAAAGGAAGCGAAGAAGCAGGAGCGCGCGGCAAAGCGCGCTAAGCGCAAGCAGACCCGGTCACAGATGTGGCAAGCGTTCAACATGCAGCGCAAGCAGGACAAGGCGCTCATCCCCATCATGCTCGCTGCCTTCCTAGGCATGGGCTTGCTCTTCTTCCTCATTGGCTGGCTCTTCAACGGCCAGTGGTTCATGCTCATTCTGGGTTTGGGCATCGGCGCCATCCTCGCGATGTTCCTGTTCACCCGCCGCCTTGAGCGCGACATGTACAAGCAGGTCGAAGACCAACCTGGTGCCGCCGGGTGGGCGCTTGAGCAGCAGCTGCGCAACACCGTGGGCGTGGTCTGGAAGGTCAAGACCGGCGTGGCCGCAACCCGCCAGCAGGATCTCATCCACCGCGTCATCGGCAACTCCGGCGTCATCTTCGTTGTCGAGGGCGACCGCAAGCGCGTTGGCCCCACACTTAACCGCCTGAAGAAGCGCGTCGACCGCCTCGCCGGTGGCGTGCCGGTGTACGAGGTCTTCGTCGGCAACGGTGACGATGAGGTTCCCGTATCGAAGCTGCGCAGCCACATCATGAAGCTCCCACGCAACTTCAACAAGAACGAGACCTACGACAACATCCGCCGCATTGAGGCCATGGATGATCTCCCCGGTACTACCCCGGGTCTGCCTAAAGGCCCCATGCCGCGCCAGGCACAGAACATGTCCGGCATGAACCGCCGTATGCGTCGTATGCAGGAGCGCAAGGGCGGCAAATAA
- a CDS encoding MFS transporter: protein MVSQKWFRIALGMFLVACGANLFAPMVVVYQLTTPLGILHTTFLFGIYAFGIMLALFIAGPLSDSFGRRAVMRPAVLTTTAGSLILLLGFHGAFLPLFIGRLCIGAAVGMAMSSGAAWIKELSTHVHIGAKRSSVALSSGFALAPGIAGLAAQYLPWPTVLPYLFHIALALVVVPLVWMVPELPTTSGRTTRQPFFPTSLLTPRYLHVIAYAPWVFGTVTTTFVFLPSQLSEHLDRPILVAGLMAMVTMGSGVIIQQLAGRIRMTPFHGMVLAALGMGLCLVILAAAHHGWVVALLPIAAIVMGSSYGIGMLTGLAETQAIAHPDQLGAATGVFYSLTYLGFFAPFILSLLGPAVGYSSAFILGLVVAAVTAGWLGIKARGSRG, encoded by the coding sequence ATGGTTTCTCAGAAGTGGTTCCGCATTGCTCTCGGCATGTTTCTCGTAGCGTGCGGCGCCAACCTCTTCGCCCCCATGGTGGTGGTCTATCAACTCACCACGCCCTTGGGAATTCTGCACACAACGTTCCTCTTCGGCATCTACGCCTTCGGGATCATGCTGGCTCTTTTCATAGCCGGGCCCCTGTCCGATTCGTTCGGGCGCCGTGCGGTTATGCGCCCAGCAGTTCTGACCACCACCGCAGGCTCGCTCATCTTGCTTCTCGGCTTCCACGGTGCGTTCCTGCCGCTGTTCATCGGCAGACTGTGCATTGGCGCAGCCGTGGGCATGGCCATGTCCTCGGGAGCGGCGTGGATTAAGGAGCTCAGCACGCACGTGCATATCGGCGCCAAGCGTTCCTCCGTTGCTTTATCCTCCGGCTTTGCGCTGGCGCCCGGCATCGCAGGGCTTGCTGCGCAGTACCTACCGTGGCCCACGGTGCTTCCCTACCTTTTCCACATCGCACTCGCGCTGGTTGTGGTTCCCCTGGTGTGGATGGTCCCAGAGCTCCCCACCACTTCGGGGCGGACCACCCGCCAGCCTTTCTTCCCCACTAGTCTGCTAACCCCGCGTTATCTACACGTCATCGCGTATGCGCCATGGGTCTTTGGCACGGTCACCACAACCTTCGTCTTCCTGCCTTCGCAGCTCAGTGAGCACCTGGACCGTCCCATCCTGGTAGCGGGGCTCATGGCCATGGTGACTATGGGAAGTGGTGTCATCATCCAGCAGCTTGCCGGCCGCATTCGAATGACGCCTTTCCACGGCATGGTGCTCGCCGCCCTCGGCATGGGGTTGTGTCTGGTCATCCTTGCCGCCGCGCACCACGGCTGGGTTGTAGCGTTGTTGCCGATTGCGGCGATTGTCATGGGCAGTTCCTACGGCATCGGTATGCTCACGGGCTTGGCGGAAACGCAGGCGATTGCGCACCCGGATCAGCTCGGCGCGGCGACGGGGGTGTTTTATTCGCTCACCTATCTCGGCTTCTTCGCGCCCTTCATCCTGTCGCTTCTGGGGCCTGCGGTGGGTTATTCCTCCGCGTTTATTCTCGGCTTGGTAGTCGCCGCAGTAACCGCTGGATGGTTGGGCATTAAAGCCAGGGGTAGCCGGGGTTAA